A genomic segment from Mauremys mutica isolate MM-2020 ecotype Southern chromosome 26, ASM2049712v1, whole genome shotgun sequence encodes:
- the PER1 gene encoding period circadian protein homolog 1 isoform X4: MGSSFPAPPPVGRGVCQGMGVELSGKHQRGGPVLTAGEGTAVGGGRGSPDIGVLGRRASLCRGQSTPRQPPGPRNRGGPGASNRRSLCSHRFSLRRLRPALPLAPNPAPPRGPGRVPGSPPIMSTGCELGPAPFEGGSVGGAGAPRRGRAADDMDANSNGSSGTESHGRDSLRSDRSSSGNGKDSAVLETTASSKSTNSQSPSPPSSSVAYSLLSTSSEQDNPSTSGCSSEQSARVKTQKELMKALKEMKIRLPSEKRGKGQSGTLASLQYALACVKQVQASHDYYQQWAVAGSQPCPLDAATYTGAELEAMTAEYTLKNPDTFAVAVSFVTGKILYISDQAASVLHCKRDVFTGAPFADFLAPQDVSIFYGSTAPCHLPSWSACTSATPAAVDYTQEKSVFCRISGGRGRGRELSYAPFRLTPYLAKVRPAAGAEGQPCCLLVAERIHSGYEAPRIPPDKRIFTTRHTPSCLFQDVDERAAPLLGYLPQDLIGTPVLFYLHPEDRPLMLAIHKKILQCGGQPFDHSPLRFCTRHGEYVTVDTSWSSFVNPWSRKVSFVMGRHKVRTGPLNEDVFTAPKALKMRPPEPDVQELSEQIHRLLLQPVHGNGSVGLCSRASNASHEPFLSAASSSDSNGLPAEETPAQRPMTFQQFCKDVHMVKNQGQQVFIESRTKPPAAQPPSAGQSPGPPLVPGLETPQDGDGPGREAPCEAPLGPGQVVSSEESGRKEPSSYSYQQINCLDGIIRYLESCTVPSRVKRKCGSSSYTGSSNSDDDKQRAAGSAKDTAMLEEGPAPPDREQYRRVGLTTEVLCVHTQQEEQAFLTRFQELSRLHVFDAPAGRRRREGPCAEPGHRGPRRGAGRRGKSKAKRVKQHQASDSTGSPPGPWPPSPPCCPSSRPASRPPPPTSPPPGGPRGDPGAPQLRPAPALLPGPLWGALRPPPARPPRGLALRHPRAARLAPLRLPLQLPAPARPPADGGGPQGGRAAGGAPRPGGRDGWRW; encoded by the exons ATGGGgagctccttccccgcccccccacccgtCGGGCGGGGTGTGTGCCAGGGAATGGGGGTTGAATTGAGTGGTAAGCACCAGCGGGGTGGCCCGGTGCTGACAGCCGGCGAGGgcacagctgtggggggagggagggggagccctgATATCGGGGTGCTGGGCCGACGGGCGAGTCTGTGTCGGGGCCAATCCaccccccggcagccccctggACCTAGGAATCGGGGGGGACCCGGTGCCTCTAACCGCCGCTCCCTCTGCTCTCACAGGTTCAGCCTCCGACGCCTCCGCCCGGCTCTGCCTCTCGCCCCGAACCCTGCACCTCCCCGCGGCCCGGGGCGcgtccccggctcccccccgATCATGAGCACCGGCTGCGAGCTGGGCCCGGCCCCCTTCGAGGGGGGGAGCGTGGGCGGGGCCGGCGCCCCCCGGCGAGGCCGGGCCGCCGACGACATGGACGCCAACAGCAACGGCTCCAGCGGCACCGAGTCCCACGGGCGGGACTCGCTGCGCAGCGACCGCAGCAGCAGCGGGAACGGCAAGGACTCGGCCGTGCTGGAGACCACCGCGAGCAGCAAGAG caccaACTCCCAGAGCCCGTCTCCCCCCAGCAGCTCCGTCGCCTACAGCCTGCTGAGCACCAGCTCCGAGCAGGACAACCCCTCCACCAGCGGCTGCAG CAGCGAGCAGTCCGCGCGGGTGAAGACCCAGAAGGAGCTGATGAAGGCGCTGAAGGAGATGAAGATCCGGCTGCCCTCGGAGAAACGCGGCAAGGGCCAGTCGGGCACCTTGGCCTCCTTGCAGTACGCGCTGGCCTGCGTCAAGCAGGTGCAAG ccagccACGACTACTACCAGCAGTGGGCCGTCGccgggagccagccctgccccctggacgCGGCCACGTACACCGGCGCCGAGCTGGAGGCCATGACCGCCGAGTACACCCTCAAGAACCCC gacaCGTTCGCCGTGGCCGTCTCCTTCGTCACCGGCAAGATCCTCTACATCTCGGACCAGGCCGCCTCCGTCCTGCACTGCAAGAGGGACGTCTTCACGGGGGCCCCCTTCGCCGACTTCCTGGCCCCCCAGGACGTCAGCATCTTCTACGGCTCCACCGCCCCCTGCCACCTGCCCTCCTGGAGCGCCTGCACCTCGGCCA CTCCGGCCGCCGTGGACTACACCCAAGAGAAATCGGTCTTCTGCCGGATCAG TGGAGGCCGCGGCCGCGGGCGGGAGCTCTCCTACGCCCCCTTCCGGCTCACCCCCTACCTGGCCAAGGTGCGCCCCGCGGCCGGCGCCgagggccagccctgctgcctgctCGTCGCCGAGCGCATCCACTCGGGATACGAAG ctcccCGGATCCCGCCCGATAAACGGATCTTCACCACCAGACACACGCCCAGCTGCTTGTTCCAGGACGTGGACGAGAG ggctgccccccTGCTGGGTTACCTCCCCCAGGACCTGATTGGCACCCCCGTCCTCTTCTACCTGCACCCGGAGGACAGGCCGCTCATGCTGGCCATCCACAAAAAAA ttcTCCAGTGCGGCGGGCAGCCCTTCGACCACTCCCCGCTCCGCTTCTGCACCCGCCACGGCGAGTACGTCACCGTCGACACCAGCTGGTCCAGCTTCGTCAACCCCTGGAGCCGCAAGGTCTCCTTCGTCATGGGGCGCCACAAAGTCCGCAC GGGTCCCCTCAACGAAGACGTCTTCACGGCCCCCAAGGCGCTGAAGATGCGGCCGCCGGAGCCCGACGTCCAGGAGCTCTCGGAGCAGATCCACCGGCTGCTGCTTCAG cctgtgcaCGGCAACGGCTCCGTGGgcctctgcagcagggccagcaACGCCTCCCACGAGCCGTTCCTGAGCGCGGCCTCCTCCAGCGACAGCAACGGCCTCCCCGCCGAGGAGACGCCGGCCCAGCGGCCG ATGACCTTCCAGCAGTTCTGCAAGGACGTGCACATGGTGAAGAACCAGGGCCAGCAGGTGTTTATCGAGTCCCGCACCAAGCCGccggctgcccagccccccagcgcaGGTCAGAGTCCTGGCCCCCCCCTCGTTCCAGGCCTGGAGACGCCCCAGGACGGCGACGGGCCAGGCAGGGAGGCCCCGTGTGAGGCGCCGCTGGGCCCGGGCCAAGTGGTCTCGTCCGAGGAGTCCGGCAGGAAGGAGCCGTCCAGTTACTCCTACCAGCAGATCAACTGCCTGGACGGGATCATCAG GTATCTGGAAAGCTGCACCGTCCCCAGCCGGGTGAAGCGGAAGTGTGGCTCCTCCTCGTACACCGGCTCCTCCAACTCCGACGACGACAAGCAGCGGGCGGCCGGCTCGGCCAAAG ACACGGCGATGCTGGAGgagggccccgcgccccccgACCGGGAGCAGTACCGCCGCGTGGGGCTCACCACGGAGGTGCTGTGCGTGCACACCCAGCAGGAGGAGCAGGCGTTCCTCACCCGCTTCCAGGAGCTCAGCCGCCTCCACGTCTTCGACGCGCCGGCCGGGCGCCGCCGGCGGGAGGGGCCGTGCGCCGAGCCAG GgcaccgcgggccccggcgcggCGCCGGCCGGCGCGGCAAATCCAAGGCCAAGCGCGTCAAGCAGCACCAGGCGTCCGACAGCACCggctccccgcccggcccctggCCCCCTTCCCCGCCGTGCTGCCCGTCTTCCCGCCCAGCCAGCCGCCCACCGCCCCCCACTTCCCCGCCCCCTGGTGGCCCCCGTGGTGACCCTGGTGCTCCCCAACTACGTCCTGCCCCCGCCCTACTTCCCGGCCCCCTTTGGGGAGCCCTTCGGCCCccgccggcccggcccccccgaGGCCTCGCGCTCCGCCACCCCCGAGCGGCCCGACTCGCCCCCCTTCGACTCCCGCTGcagctccccgctccagctcGACCTCCTGCAGATGGAGGAGGCCCCCAAGGCGGCCGAGCGGCAGGAGGCGCCCCGCGGCCCGGCGGGCGGGACGGCTGGCGCTGGTGA
- the PER1 gene encoding period circadian protein homolog 1 isoform X7 — MSTGCELGPAPFEGGSVGGAGAPRRGRAADDMDANSNGSSGTESHGRDSLRSDRSSSGNGKDSAVLETTASSKSTNSQSPSPPSSSVAYSLLSTSSEQDNPSTSGCSSEQSARVKTQKELMKALKEMKIRLPSEKRGKGQSGTLASLQYALACVKQVQASHDYYQQWAVAGSQPCPLDAATYTGAELEAMTAEYTLKNPDTFAVAVSFVTGKILYISDQAASVLHCKRDVFTGAPFADFLAPQDVSIFYGSTAPCHLPSWSACTSATPAAVDYTQEKSVFCRISGGRGRGRELSYAPFRLTPYLAKVRPAAGAEGQPCCLLVAERIHSGYEAPRIPPDKRIFTTRHTPSCLFQDVDERAAPLLGYLPQDLIGTPVLFYLHPEDRPLMLAIHKKILQCGGQPFDHSPLRFCTRHGEYVTVDTSWSSFVNPWSRKVSFVMGRHKVRTGPLNEDVFTAPKALKMRPPEPDVQELSEQIHRLLLQPVHGNGSVGLCSRASNASHEPFLSAASSSDSNGLPAEETPAQRPMTFQQFCKDVHMVKNQGQQVFIESRTKPPAAQPPSAGQSPGPPLVPGLETPQDGDGPGREAPCEAPLGPGQVVSSEESGRKEPSSYSYQQINCLDGIIRYLESCTVPSRVKRKCGSSSYTGSSNSDDDKQRAAGSAKDAAEETLPSRSRREEEAPAPAAGPALAPLALPSKAESVVSLTSQCSFSSTIVHVGDKKAPESDTAMLEEGPAPPDREQYRRVGLTTEVLCVHTQQEEQAFLTRFQELSRLHVFDAPAGRRRREGPCAEPGHRGPRRGAGRRGKSKAKRVKQHQASDSTGSPPGPWPPSPPCCPSSRPASRPPPPTSPPPGGPRGDPGAPQLRPAPALLPGPLWGALRPPPARPPRGLALRHPRAARLAPLRLPLQLPAPARPPADGGGPQGGRAAGGAPRPGGRDGWRW; from the exons ATGAGCACCGGCTGCGAGCTGGGCCCGGCCCCCTTCGAGGGGGGGAGCGTGGGCGGGGCCGGCGCCCCCCGGCGAGGCCGGGCCGCCGACGACATGGACGCCAACAGCAACGGCTCCAGCGGCACCGAGTCCCACGGGCGGGACTCGCTGCGCAGCGACCGCAGCAGCAGCGGGAACGGCAAGGACTCGGCCGTGCTGGAGACCACCGCGAGCAGCAAGAG caccaACTCCCAGAGCCCGTCTCCCCCCAGCAGCTCCGTCGCCTACAGCCTGCTGAGCACCAGCTCCGAGCAGGACAACCCCTCCACCAGCGGCTGCAG CAGCGAGCAGTCCGCGCGGGTGAAGACCCAGAAGGAGCTGATGAAGGCGCTGAAGGAGATGAAGATCCGGCTGCCCTCGGAGAAACGCGGCAAGGGCCAGTCGGGCACCTTGGCCTCCTTGCAGTACGCGCTGGCCTGCGTCAAGCAGGTGCAAG ccagccACGACTACTACCAGCAGTGGGCCGTCGccgggagccagccctgccccctggacgCGGCCACGTACACCGGCGCCGAGCTGGAGGCCATGACCGCCGAGTACACCCTCAAGAACCCC gacaCGTTCGCCGTGGCCGTCTCCTTCGTCACCGGCAAGATCCTCTACATCTCGGACCAGGCCGCCTCCGTCCTGCACTGCAAGAGGGACGTCTTCACGGGGGCCCCCTTCGCCGACTTCCTGGCCCCCCAGGACGTCAGCATCTTCTACGGCTCCACCGCCCCCTGCCACCTGCCCTCCTGGAGCGCCTGCACCTCGGCCA CTCCGGCCGCCGTGGACTACACCCAAGAGAAATCGGTCTTCTGCCGGATCAG TGGAGGCCGCGGCCGCGGGCGGGAGCTCTCCTACGCCCCCTTCCGGCTCACCCCCTACCTGGCCAAGGTGCGCCCCGCGGCCGGCGCCgagggccagccctgctgcctgctCGTCGCCGAGCGCATCCACTCGGGATACGAAG ctcccCGGATCCCGCCCGATAAACGGATCTTCACCACCAGACACACGCCCAGCTGCTTGTTCCAGGACGTGGACGAGAG ggctgccccccTGCTGGGTTACCTCCCCCAGGACCTGATTGGCACCCCCGTCCTCTTCTACCTGCACCCGGAGGACAGGCCGCTCATGCTGGCCATCCACAAAAAAA ttcTCCAGTGCGGCGGGCAGCCCTTCGACCACTCCCCGCTCCGCTTCTGCACCCGCCACGGCGAGTACGTCACCGTCGACACCAGCTGGTCCAGCTTCGTCAACCCCTGGAGCCGCAAGGTCTCCTTCGTCATGGGGCGCCACAAAGTCCGCAC GGGTCCCCTCAACGAAGACGTCTTCACGGCCCCCAAGGCGCTGAAGATGCGGCCGCCGGAGCCCGACGTCCAGGAGCTCTCGGAGCAGATCCACCGGCTGCTGCTTCAG cctgtgcaCGGCAACGGCTCCGTGGgcctctgcagcagggccagcaACGCCTCCCACGAGCCGTTCCTGAGCGCGGCCTCCTCCAGCGACAGCAACGGCCTCCCCGCCGAGGAGACGCCGGCCCAGCGGCCG ATGACCTTCCAGCAGTTCTGCAAGGACGTGCACATGGTGAAGAACCAGGGCCAGCAGGTGTTTATCGAGTCCCGCACCAAGCCGccggctgcccagccccccagcgcaGGTCAGAGTCCTGGCCCCCCCCTCGTTCCAGGCCTGGAGACGCCCCAGGACGGCGACGGGCCAGGCAGGGAGGCCCCGTGTGAGGCGCCGCTGGGCCCGGGCCAAGTGGTCTCGTCCGAGGAGTCCGGCAGGAAGGAGCCGTCCAGTTACTCCTACCAGCAGATCAACTGCCTGGACGGGATCATCAG GTATCTGGAAAGCTGCACCGTCCCCAGCCGGGTGAAGCGGAAGTGTGGCTCCTCCTCGTACACCGGCTCCTCCAACTCCGACGACGACAAGCAGCGGGCGGCCGGCTCGGCCAAAG ATGCGGCGGAGGAAACGCTGCCGAGCCgctccaggagggaggaggaggcgccCGCCCCGGCGGCGGGACCCGCGCTGGCCCCGCTGGCTTTGCCCAGCAAAGCCGAGAGCGTGGTGTCCCTGACCAGTCAGTGTAGCTTCAGCAGTACCATCGTCCACGTGGGAGATAAGAAAGCCCCGGAGTCGG ACACGGCGATGCTGGAGgagggccccgcgccccccgACCGGGAGCAGTACCGCCGCGTGGGGCTCACCACGGAGGTGCTGTGCGTGCACACCCAGCAGGAGGAGCAGGCGTTCCTCACCCGCTTCCAGGAGCTCAGCCGCCTCCACGTCTTCGACGCGCCGGCCGGGCGCCGCCGGCGGGAGGGGCCGTGCGCCGAGCCAG GgcaccgcgggccccggcgcggCGCCGGCCGGCGCGGCAAATCCAAGGCCAAGCGCGTCAAGCAGCACCAGGCGTCCGACAGCACCggctccccgcccggcccctggCCCCCTTCCCCGCCGTGCTGCCCGTCTTCCCGCCCAGCCAGCCGCCCACCGCCCCCCACTTCCCCGCCCCCTGGTGGCCCCCGTGGTGACCCTGGTGCTCCCCAACTACGTCCTGCCCCCGCCCTACTTCCCGGCCCCCTTTGGGGAGCCCTTCGGCCCccgccggcccggcccccccgaGGCCTCGCGCTCCGCCACCCCCGAGCGGCCCGACTCGCCCCCCTTCGACTCCCGCTGcagctccccgctccagctcGACCTCCTGCAGATGGAGGAGGCCCCCAAGGCGGCCGAGCGGCAGGAGGCGCCCCGCGGCCCGGCGGGCGGGACGGCTGGCGCTGGTGA
- the PER1 gene encoding period circadian protein homolog 1 isoform X1, with amino-acid sequence MGSSFPAPPPVGRGVCQGMGVELSGKHQRGGPVLTAGEGTAVGGGRGSPDIGVLGRRASLCRGQSTPRQPPGPRNRGGPGASNRRSLCSHRFSLRRLRPALPLAPNPAPPRGPGRVPGSPPIMSTGCELGPAPFEGGSVGGAGAPRRGRAADDMDANSNGSSGTESHGRDSLRSDRSSSGNGKDSAVLETTASSKSTNSQSPSPPSSSVAYSLLSTSSEQDNPSTSGCSSEQSARVKTQKELMKALKEMKIRLPSEKRGKGQSGTLASLQYALACVKQVQASHDYYQQWAVAGSQPCPLDAATYTGAELEAMTAEYTLKNPDTFAVAVSFVTGKILYISDQAASVLHCKRDVFTGAPFADFLAPQDVSIFYGSTAPCHLPSWSACTSATPAAVDYTQEKSVFCRISGGRGRGRELSYAPFRLTPYLAKVRPAAGAEGQPCCLLVAERIHSGYEAPRIPPDKRIFTTRHTPSCLFQDVDERAAPLLGYLPQDLIGTPVLFYLHPEDRPLMLAIHKKILQCGGQPFDHSPLRFCTRHGEYVTVDTSWSSFVNPWSRKVSFVMGRHKVRTGPLNEDVFTAPKALKMRPPEPDVQELSEQIHRLLLQPVHGNGSVGLCSRASNASHEPFLSAASSSDSNGLPAEETPAQRPMTFQQFCKDVHMVKNQGQQVFIESRTKPPAAQPPSAGQSPGPPLVPGLETPQDGDGPGREAPCEAPLGPGQVVSSEESGRKEPSSYSYQQINCLDGIIRYLESCTVPSRVKRKCGSSSYTGSSNSDDDKQRAAGSAKDAAEETLPSRSRREEEAPAPAAGPALAPLALPSKAESVVSLTSQCSFSSTIVHVGDKKAPESDTAMLEEGPAPPDREQYRRVGLTTEVLCVHTQQEEQAFLTRFQELSRLHVFDAPAGRRRREGPCAEPGHRGPRRGAGRRGKSKAKRVKQHQASDSTGSPPGPWPPSPPCCPSSRPASRPPPPTSPPPGGPRGDPGAPQLRPAPALLPGPLWGALRPPPARPPRGLALRHPRAARLAPLRLPLQLPAPARPPADGGGPQGGRAAGGAPRPGGRDGWRW; translated from the exons ATGGGgagctccttccccgcccccccacccgtCGGGCGGGGTGTGTGCCAGGGAATGGGGGTTGAATTGAGTGGTAAGCACCAGCGGGGTGGCCCGGTGCTGACAGCCGGCGAGGgcacagctgtggggggagggagggggagccctgATATCGGGGTGCTGGGCCGACGGGCGAGTCTGTGTCGGGGCCAATCCaccccccggcagccccctggACCTAGGAATCGGGGGGGACCCGGTGCCTCTAACCGCCGCTCCCTCTGCTCTCACAGGTTCAGCCTCCGACGCCTCCGCCCGGCTCTGCCTCTCGCCCCGAACCCTGCACCTCCCCGCGGCCCGGGGCGcgtccccggctcccccccgATCATGAGCACCGGCTGCGAGCTGGGCCCGGCCCCCTTCGAGGGGGGGAGCGTGGGCGGGGCCGGCGCCCCCCGGCGAGGCCGGGCCGCCGACGACATGGACGCCAACAGCAACGGCTCCAGCGGCACCGAGTCCCACGGGCGGGACTCGCTGCGCAGCGACCGCAGCAGCAGCGGGAACGGCAAGGACTCGGCCGTGCTGGAGACCACCGCGAGCAGCAAGAG caccaACTCCCAGAGCCCGTCTCCCCCCAGCAGCTCCGTCGCCTACAGCCTGCTGAGCACCAGCTCCGAGCAGGACAACCCCTCCACCAGCGGCTGCAG CAGCGAGCAGTCCGCGCGGGTGAAGACCCAGAAGGAGCTGATGAAGGCGCTGAAGGAGATGAAGATCCGGCTGCCCTCGGAGAAACGCGGCAAGGGCCAGTCGGGCACCTTGGCCTCCTTGCAGTACGCGCTGGCCTGCGTCAAGCAGGTGCAAG ccagccACGACTACTACCAGCAGTGGGCCGTCGccgggagccagccctgccccctggacgCGGCCACGTACACCGGCGCCGAGCTGGAGGCCATGACCGCCGAGTACACCCTCAAGAACCCC gacaCGTTCGCCGTGGCCGTCTCCTTCGTCACCGGCAAGATCCTCTACATCTCGGACCAGGCCGCCTCCGTCCTGCACTGCAAGAGGGACGTCTTCACGGGGGCCCCCTTCGCCGACTTCCTGGCCCCCCAGGACGTCAGCATCTTCTACGGCTCCACCGCCCCCTGCCACCTGCCCTCCTGGAGCGCCTGCACCTCGGCCA CTCCGGCCGCCGTGGACTACACCCAAGAGAAATCGGTCTTCTGCCGGATCAG TGGAGGCCGCGGCCGCGGGCGGGAGCTCTCCTACGCCCCCTTCCGGCTCACCCCCTACCTGGCCAAGGTGCGCCCCGCGGCCGGCGCCgagggccagccctgctgcctgctCGTCGCCGAGCGCATCCACTCGGGATACGAAG ctcccCGGATCCCGCCCGATAAACGGATCTTCACCACCAGACACACGCCCAGCTGCTTGTTCCAGGACGTGGACGAGAG ggctgccccccTGCTGGGTTACCTCCCCCAGGACCTGATTGGCACCCCCGTCCTCTTCTACCTGCACCCGGAGGACAGGCCGCTCATGCTGGCCATCCACAAAAAAA ttcTCCAGTGCGGCGGGCAGCCCTTCGACCACTCCCCGCTCCGCTTCTGCACCCGCCACGGCGAGTACGTCACCGTCGACACCAGCTGGTCCAGCTTCGTCAACCCCTGGAGCCGCAAGGTCTCCTTCGTCATGGGGCGCCACAAAGTCCGCAC GGGTCCCCTCAACGAAGACGTCTTCACGGCCCCCAAGGCGCTGAAGATGCGGCCGCCGGAGCCCGACGTCCAGGAGCTCTCGGAGCAGATCCACCGGCTGCTGCTTCAG cctgtgcaCGGCAACGGCTCCGTGGgcctctgcagcagggccagcaACGCCTCCCACGAGCCGTTCCTGAGCGCGGCCTCCTCCAGCGACAGCAACGGCCTCCCCGCCGAGGAGACGCCGGCCCAGCGGCCG ATGACCTTCCAGCAGTTCTGCAAGGACGTGCACATGGTGAAGAACCAGGGCCAGCAGGTGTTTATCGAGTCCCGCACCAAGCCGccggctgcccagccccccagcgcaGGTCAGAGTCCTGGCCCCCCCCTCGTTCCAGGCCTGGAGACGCCCCAGGACGGCGACGGGCCAGGCAGGGAGGCCCCGTGTGAGGCGCCGCTGGGCCCGGGCCAAGTGGTCTCGTCCGAGGAGTCCGGCAGGAAGGAGCCGTCCAGTTACTCCTACCAGCAGATCAACTGCCTGGACGGGATCATCAG GTATCTGGAAAGCTGCACCGTCCCCAGCCGGGTGAAGCGGAAGTGTGGCTCCTCCTCGTACACCGGCTCCTCCAACTCCGACGACGACAAGCAGCGGGCGGCCGGCTCGGCCAAAG ATGCGGCGGAGGAAACGCTGCCGAGCCgctccaggagggaggaggaggcgccCGCCCCGGCGGCGGGACCCGCGCTGGCCCCGCTGGCTTTGCCCAGCAAAGCCGAGAGCGTGGTGTCCCTGACCAGTCAGTGTAGCTTCAGCAGTACCATCGTCCACGTGGGAGATAAGAAAGCCCCGGAGTCGG ACACGGCGATGCTGGAGgagggccccgcgccccccgACCGGGAGCAGTACCGCCGCGTGGGGCTCACCACGGAGGTGCTGTGCGTGCACACCCAGCAGGAGGAGCAGGCGTTCCTCACCCGCTTCCAGGAGCTCAGCCGCCTCCACGTCTTCGACGCGCCGGCCGGGCGCCGCCGGCGGGAGGGGCCGTGCGCCGAGCCAG GgcaccgcgggccccggcgcggCGCCGGCCGGCGCGGCAAATCCAAGGCCAAGCGCGTCAAGCAGCACCAGGCGTCCGACAGCACCggctccccgcccggcccctggCCCCCTTCCCCGCCGTGCTGCCCGTCTTCCCGCCCAGCCAGCCGCCCACCGCCCCCCACTTCCCCGCCCCCTGGTGGCCCCCGTGGTGACCCTGGTGCTCCCCAACTACGTCCTGCCCCCGCCCTACTTCCCGGCCCCCTTTGGGGAGCCCTTCGGCCCccgccggcccggcccccccgaGGCCTCGCGCTCCGCCACCCCCGAGCGGCCCGACTCGCCCCCCTTCGACTCCCGCTGcagctccccgctccagctcGACCTCCTGCAGATGGAGGAGGCCCCCAAGGCGGCCGAGCGGCAGGAGGCGCCCCGCGGCCCGGCGGGCGGGACGGCTGGCGCTGGTGA